CCAATCTATTTTCTGCAGAAAATCATAACAGTCCTGCAAAGGAGCAAGAATCATTTTAGTTGAATCTGAATAAAATCTGGATCTCTTAGGAATGAAAGACTCTCTTAGGACTGTTTGCAACACATTAGCCAAGCCCTTGTCGATTATCAGCGACAAATTTCTATATACAAAGGTACCGCTAAAAGCTTCATAAATTTTCGGGTAGTCCGACGATAGGTATCCGGTGCAAGCCACTAAAGCGCGAGTTTGCTGGTATAGAGCATTGATCATTTCAAGGATATGATCTGGAATTTCTTTGCAATTTGAGTATACATAAGTTTTGGTAATGGTAGGTAATTTCTCAAGAAACAAGTGACATGTTGCTTCTGCAAAAAATGAGTGAACCGAAAGCTGGTTAAATATTCTAGCACTAAAATTCGACTTCAAGTTTTCGTAAGTGGCTTGCAATTGGACACCCACTAATCGAAGCCCTTCGAGATCTGATTCAGGCTTCCCAGTCAGTTCTTTCTTCAGTAGATTCTGGAAAAACTCCccatatttttctttcagttttttaaaaaagtcgGTGTATTGCTCTTCTAGTTCTTCAGGGGTTACCAGAAAAAGCGGACATGAAAAGATGTAATTATTAAGGATATCAAGGATAGCTCGGCAAGAATCACTAGAACGAGGACAGCTCCCCAATTCTTCTACTAAGTCATTTAAAGCTCTTCTATGATAAAACGCCAATAACTCCGAAAATTGGTGTTCGTCATGGACTGACCAAATCGCATAATCACAATCatgaattaaagaaaagaagtattcaaaaatatctCCAAGGTCCGAAAACTTTAGGAGTTTATCCTCAAGATAAGGCCAATATATACTTAAGACCACGCAACAACATGTTCCAGGATGAATACGCCAAATGTTGATGAAACTTGTAGTCATGCTCCATAAAACGTTGGTACCAATTTCATTACTTTGGCTATAACAATAACGTAAGCACAAATCCATTAAACGATAAAAGTATGGAGCACAATCATCAGGTCTCAAAGTATATTTATTGGTATTCAAAATCGCAGATAGAAGATCATTGTTTCCCTCGGCATATTGTAGTTCTTCAAAAAGGACAGCCAAATCAGGatagttttgaaaaattttactaataGCATTTTCTGAGTAATAACACTCCCTTTCAACGTATTTGTCGAACACAGCTTTTGATGAGAAATCGTCACTTCTTAATACAGAATTGTCGTTAATTGCCCTATACTTTGATAACTGAAAATCAGCAACGGCGGCAAAGGATATATTTTCCGGAAGTAGATCCTCGACACTTAGAATGAAGGCATTGTAGTTAGGGATATTAAATACACCACATAAAACTTTTACATAGCTGATTAGCGAAAAGTCAcctaaaagaaaaagatgttTGCTAAGAGTACACTGCTCTTCGAATTCTGGCCAAGTATCAGCTAGGGTGGAAAGAAATTTCGTTGTAATATCAGCCTCAACGCCTGTTAAGGATTCATGAGCATAATCGGATAATGTATAAAATAACCACTGCGAAGATTTGATAATTAGTGATATGGACGTAAATTCAACGGAAAAGTGGTGACTACAAAGGAGGTCAAACAAGGATAGTAAAAAACTATCAAGGGACTGGTGCTGCTTAAAAAGCCTGATCTCGTCTTCTGAGCAGTTTGAAAATCGGCATAAAAATGAGCTGATagatatttgaaaaaataaagtatgCGTATCTATGTAGCTCGAAGCTATCTTAGCAAAAGGGTGCCTGGGTAGCTGTTCACAAacataattgaaaaaaga
This region of Schizosaccharomyces pombe strain 972h- genome assembly, chromosome: II genomic DNA includes:
- the git1 gene encoding C2 domain protein Git1, whose protein sequence is MGFTSVEPPDFFDWTARAIFLLSTLRSRRNAKQIERENALLDQIKELLSIAIIQCHERNIPSIDLPPSFFNYVCEQLPRHPFAKIASSYIDTHTLFFQISISSFLCRFSNCSEDEIRLFKQHQSLDSFLLSLFDLLCSHHFSVEFTSISLIIKSSQWLFYTLSDYAHESLTGVEADITTKFLSTLADTWPEFEEQCTLSKHLFLLGDFSLISYVKVLCGVFNIPNYNAFILSVEDLLPENISFAAVADFQLSKYRAINDNSVLRSDDFSSKAVFDKYVERECYYSENAISKIFQNYPDLAVLFEELQYAEGNNDLLSAILNTNKYTLRPDDCAPYFYRLMDLCLRYCYSQSNEIGTNVLWSMTTSFINIWRIHPGTCCCVVLSIYWPYLEDKLLKFSDLGDIFEYFFSLIHDCDYAIWSVHDEHQFSELLAFYHRRALNDLVEELGSCPRSSDSCRAILDILNNYIFSCPLFLVTPEELEEQYTDFFKKLKEKYGEFFQNLLKKELTGKPESDLEGLRLVGVQLQATYENLKSNFSARIFNQLSVHSFFAEATCHLFLEKLPTITKTYVYSNCKEIPDHILEMINALYQQTRALVACTGYLSSDYPKIYEAFSGTFVYRNLSLIIDKGLANVLQTVLRESFIPKRSRFYSDSTKMILAPLQDCYDFLQKIDWPSSKDANRFYLHLGKLSENYIHYYVDSMYALFIYSTDIPLKAEPLVPDLPVKQLKEKASHFKRHSGDPNFLKLYRESFTLINTVSLVSGWLKMLHQRIDYKILTEKVMHFKDMEVPSATVIISIKMAHLLVTPKAPYSFSVLLQDPESEFCVHTRDVYDELVPNWKETYQMEITNVKRFKLIIYQRNIHTGLETVYGHATLEVDPDKLKQGHGKDVWLDITNKGQILIGLRVLLKRETPNYYCFAQMEYLTVTEVKMLNVLMISLSKFIRNSLRNSGLMDFVRYLDGDENDNAEAETKEKMDELQARCEKEQQSLLAELDDFFYWIYVNLLPKPLFYLLSRLWFGLLETFRDILVPPVTDSTLRRIPLNKRELKMVYSWLQLFYDFFRNFQDIAPFDFLNTDEYKSVMAIKDYYFVKSKDVKRVSS